A stretch of the bacterium genome encodes the following:
- a CDS encoding DUF4352 domain-containing protein, producing MTRLTEKVKTLSRKRGKIVLAIVGLIIVFFIGKTALGAIGSDTGSSSSSTSVNIGKNFDSIGRTKDGRPTDGTLPIKLTNAQITDKVLVQGQNATARNGKTFIVIYLEVENKYQVPLYTTPLDLFRLVRSDGKRIAPSVSQGNVEVRPISVKRSNVAFVIDRNEKNFTIELGEIRGEKQAVQINFR from the coding sequence ATGACAAGACTTACCGAAAAAGTAAAAACTCTATCAAGAAAACGCGGCAAAATAGTTTTGGCAATTGTCGGGCTCATCATCGTCTTTTTCATTGGCAAGACCGCTCTTGGCGCAATCGGAAGTGACACCGGATCTTCTTCAAGTTCAACCTCAGTCAACATTGGGAAAAATTTTGACAGTATTGGTCGCACAAAAGATGGGCGACCAACCGACGGAACTCTTCCGATTAAACTTACCAACGCCCAAATCACCGACAAAGTTTTGGTTCAGGGCCAAAACGCCACCGCCCGAAACGGCAAGACCTTTATCGTTATTTACCTTGAAGTAGAAAACAAATATCAAGTTCCACTTTACACCACACCACTAGACTTGTTTCGTCTCGTCCGCTCTGATGGCAAACGCATCGCTCCGAGTGTTTCTCAAGGCAACGTCGAAGTCAGACCAATTTCAGTCAAAAGAAGCAACGTTGCTTTCGTCATCGACCGTAATGAAAAAAACTTCACCATCGAACTAGGTGAAATACGTGGGGAAAAACAAGCCGTACAAATAAACTTTAGATAG
- a CDS encoding DUF2292 domain-containing protein has translation MIDEFSTSPISDRLLEEIKMAVANKEFGSIEIYIESGRVVQITERIIRKTNKPEAKRPNYVYSRPINKLK, from the coding sequence ATGATTGATGAGTTTTCCACTAGTCCAATAAGCGACCGTCTTCTCGAAGAGATAAAGATGGCCGTGGCCAACAAAGAATTTGGTTCAATTGAAATCTACATAGAATCAGGCCGAGTCGTCCAAATCACCGAAAGAATCATCAGGAAAACAAATAAACCCGAAGCAAAAAGACCTAATTACGTTTACTCAAGGCCTATTAACAAATTAAAATAG
- a CDS encoding ATP-dependent Clp protease ATP-binding subunit, which translates to MHLSSVKASIFQIASFDLFYGSLPAKVARGGLGVVLFLLLILPLTQQTEKPPYLAFSLFILFVMFEAFYRYKLSFWKPAARVGQVGDYQKFISLSLAKILLKTSDWKAVGSLFSSLDSAKLVAEVLTRADFSREETASLKKSLADEKTDLNQLMTTAAEYTKKEKRSFVDEIDLLLTLFEKSPLLARALFQKKLKSSDLLNIAFWIRGEESVPFWEKSPKRMGQGMGEFWSGGWTYWTEQYTLDLSKGLVKGSFDGTLIGRDKEITQIEEVLGRGSKRNLILLGEPGIGKEALIYGLALKSLVGTLPEELKYKRFLQLDLTSLVAQAQGGELEDRIKSIFDELSHAGNVVLYIPQIESIAGATYDLSGLIFNQIANSALQIIATSTRNAYHQYIEQKPAFSEHFEVTDIPETSQEETIRILEGRLAQIEKKHRVTVTYKALTYCVELANRYLTDRVFPGKGIDLLDEIAAAVNLKKKAVVEPGDVESVLTAKTKVPIALASGEEAEKLLNLEKTLHQRVISQNEAITSVAEAVRRARTMVRTSPRPIGVFLFLGPTGVGKTETAKALAQSYFGDEKAIIRLDMSEFENETSINRLIGPPPGQSGFESGGQLMEAVRTKPFSLILLDEMEKAHQKIQETFLAIFDEGKAADSSGRIISFTNTIIIATSNAGAEYIRESVNANLPLTQIKTSLLDKLQREGTFKPEFLNRFDDVIVFKPLSQTEVVEVVKLLFADLVKRMEQQDIKLQVTAATLEFLAKKGYDPTYGARSLRRLMQDEVEALLSKKLLEGSLQRGSSVILDFQNDNLSLLPTVPNS; encoded by the coding sequence ATGCATCTATCTTCCGTTAAGGCTTCTATCTTTCAAATTGCCAGTTTCGACCTTTTCTACGGCTCCCTACCAGCCAAAGTCGCCCGTGGTGGACTGGGAGTAGTGCTTTTCTTGTTGCTGATCCTGCCACTGACCCAACAAACCGAAAAACCGCCTTACTTAGCCTTTTCCCTTTTCATTCTCTTCGTCATGTTTGAAGCTTTTTACCGCTACAAACTTTCTTTTTGGAAACCAGCTGCCAGAGTTGGGCAAGTAGGGGACTACCAAAAATTTATCAGCCTTTCTCTAGCAAAAATCTTGCTTAAAACCTCAGATTGGAAAGCGGTCGGTTCACTTTTTTCTTCTCTAGATTCAGCAAAACTTGTTGCTGAAGTTTTGACGAGGGCTGATTTTAGCCGCGAAGAAACTGCTTCTTTGAAAAAGTCTTTGGCCGATGAAAAAACTGACCTCAACCAACTGATGACCACCGCTGCTGAGTATACAAAAAAAGAAAAACGCTCCTTTGTCGATGAAATCGATTTACTTTTAACTCTCTTTGAAAAAAGTCCACTCCTGGCGCGGGCTCTTTTTCAGAAAAAGCTCAAAAGCAGCGATCTACTCAATATTGCTTTTTGGATACGCGGGGAGGAGTCGGTCCCTTTCTGGGAAAAATCTCCCAAACGTATGGGCCAGGGTATGGGAGAATTCTGGAGTGGAGGCTGGACCTACTGGACTGAGCAGTACACTCTCGATTTGAGCAAAGGTCTGGTCAAAGGTAGTTTTGACGGGACCTTGATCGGGCGCGACAAAGAAATCACCCAAATCGAAGAGGTTCTCGGTCGAGGCAGTAAACGCAATCTAATTTTGCTTGGGGAACCCGGCATTGGTAAAGAAGCTCTGATCTACGGTCTCGCCCTCAAGTCTTTGGTTGGAACCCTGCCGGAAGAGCTCAAATACAAGCGCTTTTTGCAGCTCGACCTGACTTCTTTAGTTGCGCAAGCACAAGGTGGGGAGCTGGAAGACAGAATCAAAAGTATCTTTGACGAGCTTTCACATGCCGGCAACGTCGTCCTTTACATTCCCCAAATAGAAAGCATTGCTGGAGCGACTTATGATCTTTCTGGACTTATTTTTAACCAAATCGCCAACTCTGCTTTACAAATCATTGCTACCTCGACAAGAAACGCTTACCACCAATATATCGAACAAAAACCTGCCTTTTCAGAGCATTTTGAGGTAACCGACATTCCCGAAACAAGCCAGGAAGAAACGATCCGTATCTTGGAAGGAAGGCTTGCTCAGATTGAAAAGAAACACCGGGTCACTGTCACTTACAAAGCTTTGACCTATTGTGTTGAGCTTGCCAACCGTTATTTGACTGATCGGGTTTTCCCCGGCAAAGGGATTGACTTACTCGACGAAATTGCGGCCGCCGTCAACCTCAAAAAGAAAGCTGTGGTTGAGCCAGGTGATGTTGAATCTGTTCTAACTGCAAAAACCAAGGTTCCAATCGCTTTAGCTTCTGGTGAAGAAGCGGAGAAACTGCTCAATCTTGAAAAAACGCTGCACCAGAGGGTTATCTCCCAAAACGAGGCTATCACTTCTGTTGCTGAAGCGGTTCGGCGGGCTCGCACCATGGTCCGAACCAGCCCACGACCGATCGGGGTTTTCCTTTTTCTCGGACCAACTGGAGTCGGAAAAACCGAAACTGCCAAAGCTCTTGCGCAATCTTATTTTGGGGATGAAAAAGCAATTATTCGTCTCGATATGAGTGAATTTGAAAATGAGACTTCGATCAACCGTCTCATCGGTCCACCGCCTGGACAAAGCGGTTTTGAGAGCGGGGGACAGCTCATGGAGGCGGTAAGGACAAAACCTTTTTCCTTGATACTGCTTGATGAAATGGAAAAAGCGCACCAAAAAATTCAAGAGACTTTTTTGGCTATTTTTGACGAAGGTAAGGCAGCTGATTCTTCAGGGCGTATCATTTCCTTTACCAATACTATCATTATCGCTACTTCCAACGCGGGGGCCGAGTACATCCGCGAATCAGTCAACGCAAATCTACCACTCACACAAATCAAAACTTCCTTGCTCGACAAACTCCAAAGAGAAGGCACCTTTAAACCTGAATTCCTCAACCGCTTCGATGATGTCATCGTCTTCAAACCTTTGTCCCAAACTGAAGTAGTTGAAGTGGTCAAACTCCTTTTTGCTGACCTAGTCAAAAGAATGGAGCAACAAGATATTAAACTCCAAGTCACAGCAGCAACCCTCGAGTTCTTGGCCAAAAAAGGCTACGATCCAACTTATGGGGCCCGCAGCCTGCGCCGCCTCATGCAGGATGAAGTTGAGGCTCTTCTTTCCAAAAAACTTTTGGAAGGGTCCTTGCAGCGGGGGAGCAGTGTCATTCTTGATTTCCAAAACGACAATTTAAGCCTCCTTCCCACTGTTCCAAATTCTTAA